A stretch of the Aegilops tauschii subsp. strangulata cultivar AL8/78 chromosome 4, Aet v6.0, whole genome shotgun sequence genome encodes the following:
- the LOC109762784 gene encoding probable sucrose-phosphate synthase 5, producing the protein MAVGNEWINGYLEAILDAGSKLRVQGVSLPPLEPAPALASEESSAAYNPTRYFVEEVVRSFDDQALHKTWTKVVAMRNSQERNNRLENLCWRIWNVARQKKQVERDYSQEVARRKQEQELGSLEAAEDLSELSEGEKETVPKPDGAAAHLSADEQQPQQRTRLARINSEVRLVSDDEDEQSKDRNLYIVLVSIHGLVRGENMELGRDSDTGGQVKYVVELARALAATAGVHRVDLLTRQISCPDVDWTYGEPVEMLERLSSGDDDGDESGGGGAYIVRLPCGPRDQYIPKEELWPHIPEFVDRALSHVTNVARALGEQLQPPPSDAPATALAAPVWPYVIHGHYADAAEVAANLASALNVPMVMTGHSLGRNKLEQLLKLGRMHGPEIQGTYKIARRIEAEETGLDTAEMVVTSTKQEIEEQWGLYDGFDLMVERKLRVRQRRGVSSLGRYMPRMAVIPPGMDFSFVDTQDTADGDGADLQMLIDPVKAKKALPPIWSEILRFFTNPHKPMILALSRPDPKKNITTLLKAYGESRKLRELANLTLILGNRDDIDDMAGGGGTVLTAVLKLIDRYDLYGQVAYPKHHKQTDVPHIYRLAAKTKGVFINPALVEPFGLTIIEAAAYGLPVVATKNGGPVDILKALHNGLLVDPHSAEAITGALLSLLADKGQWLESRRNGLRNIHRFSWPHHCRLYLSHVAAYCDHPSPHQRLRVPGVPAASASMGGDDSLSDSLRGLSLQISVDASSDLNAGDSAALIMDALRRRPAADRREGSGRALGFAPGRRQSLLVVAVDCYCDDGKPDVEQLKKAIDAAMSAGDGAGGRQGYVLSTGMTIPEAAETLKACGADPAGFDALICSSGAEICYPWKELTADEEYSGHVAFRWPGDHVKTVVPRLGKAEDAQASDLAVDVSAGSVHCHAYAATDASKVKKVDSIRQALRMRGFRCNLVYTRACTRLNVIPLSASRPRALRYLSIQWGIDLAKVAVLVGETGDTDREKLLPGLHRTLILPGMVSRGSEQLVRGEDGYATQDVVAMDSPNIVTLAQGQAVSDLLKAM; encoded by the exons ATGGCGGTGGGGAACGAGTGGATCAACGGGTACCTGGAGGCGATCCTCGACGCCGGGTCGAAGCTGCGGGTGCAAGGGGTGTCGCTGCCGCCGCTGGAGCCAGCGCCGGCGCTCGCGTCGGAGGAGTCCAGCGCCGCCTACAACCCCACCAGGTACTTCGTGGAGGAGGTCGTCCGGAGCTTCGACGACCAGGCCCTCCACAAGACATGGACAAAG GTGGTGGCGATGCGGAACAGCCAGGAGCGGAACAACCGGCTGGAGAACCTGTGCTGGAGGATCTGGAACGTCGCGAGGCAGAAGAAGCAG GTGGAGAGGGATTACTCGCAGGAGGTCGCTCGGCGGAAGCAAGAGCAAGAGCTGGGCAGCTTGGAGGCCGCCGAGGACCTCTCCGAGCTCTCGGAGGGCGAGAAGGAGACCGTCCCCAAGCCGGACGGCGCCGCTGCACACCTGTCCGCCGACGAGCAGCAGCCGCAGCAGCGCACCCGGCTGGCGAGGATCAACTCCGAGGTGCGGCTCGTCTCTGACGACGAGGACGAGCAGAGCAAGGACAGAAACCTCTACATCGTCCTCGTCAG CATCCATGGGCTCGTGCGTGGAGAGAACATGGAGCTCGGGCGAGACTCCGACACCGGAGGCCAG GTGAAGTACGTGGTGGAGCTGGCCCGGGCgctggcggcgacggcgggggtgCACCGCGTGGACCTCCTGACGCGCCAGATCTCCTGCCCCGACGTCGACTGGACCTACGGCGAGCCGGTGGAGATGCTCGAGCGCCTGTCCTcgggcgacgacgacggcgacgagTCCGGGGGAGGCGGGGCGTACATCGTGCGGCTGCCCTGCGGGCCACGCGACCAGTACATCCCCAAGGAGGAGCTCTGGCCGCACATCCCCGAGTTCGTGGACCGCGCGCTCTCGCACGTCACCAACGTGGCGCGCGCGCTGGGCGAGCAGCTCCAGCCGCCGCCCAGCGACGCCCCGGCGACGGCGCTGGCGGCGCCGGTGTGGCCGTACGTGATCCACGGGCACTACGCGGACGCGGCGGAGGTGGCGGCGAACCTCGCGAGCGCGCTCAACGTGCCGATGGTGATGACGGGCCACTCGCTGGGGCGGAACAAGCTGGAGCagctgctgaagctgggccgcaTGCACGGGCCCGAGATCCAGGGCACCTACAAGATCGCGCGGCGGATCGAGGCGGAGGAGACCGGGCTGGACACGGCGGAGATGGTGGTCACCAGCACCAAGCAGGAGATCGAGGAGCAGTGGGGCCTCTACGACGGCTTCGACCTCATGGTGGAGCGGAAGCTCCGCGTGCGCCAGCGCCGCGGCGTCAGCAGCCTCGGCCGCTACATGCCGCGCATGGCGGTCATCCCGCCCGGCATGGACTTCAGCTTCGTCGACACCCAGGACACCGCCGACGGGGACGGCGCCGACCTCCAGATGCTCATCGACCCCGTCAAAGCCAAGAAGGCTCTGCCTCCCATTTGGTCAGAGATTCTGAGGTTCTTCACGAACCCGCACAAGCCGATGATCCTGGCGCTGTCGCGGCCGGACCCGAAGAAGAATATCACCACGCTACTCAAGGCGTACGGCGAGAGCCGAAAGCTCCGGGAGCTCGCCAACCTG ACGCTGATACTGGGGAACAGAGATGACATCGacgacatggccggcggcggcggcacggtgCTCACGGCGGTGCTGAAGCTCATCGACCGCTACGACCTCTACGGCCAGGTGGCTTATCCCAAGCACCACAAGCAGACGGACGTGCCTCACATCTACCGCCTCGCCGCCAAGACCAAG GGAGTGTTCATCAACCCGGCTCTTGTAGAGCCGTTCGGCCTCACAATCATCGAG GCCGCCGCTTATGGTCTGCCCGTGGTGGCGACCAAGAACGGCGGGCCGGTGGACATCCTCAAGGCGCTTCACAACGGCCTGCTGGTGGACCCGCACTCCGCCGAGGCGATCACCGGCGCGCTGCTCAGCCTGCTGGCCGACAAGGGGCAGTGGCTGGAGAGCCGCCGCAACGGCCTGCGCAACATCCACCGCTTCTCCTGGCCGCACCACTGCCGCCTCTACCTCTCCCACGTCGCCGCCTACTGCGACCACCCGTCGCCGCACCAGCGGCTCCGCGTCCCTGGCGTCCCGGCCGCCTCGGCGAGCATGGGCGGCGACGACTCCCTCTCGGACTCGCTCCGTGGCCTCTCGCTCCAGATCTCCGTGGACGCCTCCAGCGACCTCAATGCCGGGGACTCCGCCGCGCTGATCATGGACGCCCTACGCCGCCGCCCGGCGGCCGACAGGCGCGAGGGCTCCGGCAGGGCGTTGGGCTTCGCGCCCGGCAGGAGGCAGAGCCTCCTTGTCGTCGCCGTCGACTGCTACTGCGACGACGGCAAGCCCGACGTCGAGCAACTGAAGAAAGCCATCGACGCGGCGATGTCCGCCGGTGACGGCGCGGGAGGGCGGCAGGGGTACGTGCTCTCGACCGGCATGACCATCCCCGAGGCCGCGGAGACGCTCAAGGCCTGCGGCGCCGACCCGGCCGGCTTCGACGCGCTGATTTGCAGCAGCGGCGCGGAGATATGCTACCCGTGGAAGGAGCTCACGGCCGACGAGGAGTACTCGGGCCACGTGGCGTTCCGGTGGCCCGGCGACCACGTGAAAACCGTCGTGCCGAGGCTCGGGAAGGCTGAGGACGCGCAGGCGTCCGACCTCGCCGTCGATGTGTCCGCCGGCTCCGTGCACTGCCACGCCTACGCCGCCACCGACGCGTCCAAG GTGAAGAAGGTGGATTCGATCAGGCAGGCGCTGCGGATGCGCGGGTTCCGGTGCAACCTCGTCTACACGCGCGCCTGCACGCGCCTCAACGTCATCCCTCTCTCCGCTTCCCGCCCACGCGCCTTGAG GTACCTGTCGATACAGtggggcatcgatctcgccaagGTGGCGGTGCTCGTCGGCGAGACCGGGGACACCGACCGGGAGAAGCTCCTCCCGGGGCTGCACAGGACGCTGATCCTGCCGGGGATGGTCTCACGCGGCAGCGAGCAGCTCGTCCGCGGCGAGGACGGGTACGCCACGCAGGACGTCGTGGCCATGGACTCCCCCAACATCGTCACGCTCGCTCAAGGCCAGGCTGTCTCCGACCTTCTCAAGGCCATGTGA